One genomic region from Onychostoma macrolepis isolate SWU-2019 chromosome 23, ASM1243209v1, whole genome shotgun sequence encodes:
- the kansl2 gene encoding KAT8 regulatory NSL complex subunit 2 translates to MNRIRIHVLPSSRGRVTQAARAQEPQTCSYTQRPCSQPRLEGIEFCIKHVLEDKNAPYRQCSYVSNKNGKRCPNAAPKPEKKEGVSFCAEHARRNALVQQAQMRKASASGPSPEVLLSQLSGYSRPETGAHSQEGRSEASRILDEESWSEEEQDPVVLDQTWRGDPDSEDESLDSDHEDPLKHAGVYTAEEVALITREKLIRLQSLYIDQFKRLQHLLKEKKRRYLHSRKIEHESVGSSLLTGPEGLSTKERENLKKLKALRRYRRRYGVEALLHRQLRQRRQGITEGGTPQAMRLGQRCISFVEGTRCSNLCLPMTRHCVSHIYQDSSQVLFKMCPGLKDVPCDRPVHMGQSEEPRCPLHLSLPPPMYQPEQESIAPEQLASAPTDMYLSAAELQPTENLPLEFSDDLDVEDEGLQCPPSPLLFDTALALEDQTIREIAEAPMDILTGAEQGDLDGSAQDAELSERDEVSVEDQVDSEIFEAVGQAVPMQNSSKD, encoded by the exons ATGAACAGGATTCGGATCCACGTGTTGCCGTCCAGCAGAGGTCGAGTGACTCAAGCTGCTCGTGCTCAAGAGCCTCAGACCTGCTCTTACACCCAGAGACCCTGTTCACAGCCTCGTCTGGAGGGCATAGAGTTCTGCATTAAACACGTACTTGAAGATAAAAATGCTCCTTACAGGCAATGCAGCTATGTGTCTAACAAGAATGGAAAGCGCTGCCCCAATGCAGCCCCAAAACCAGAGAAAAAAGAGGG gGTATCGTTCTGTGCTGAACATGCACGCAGAAATGCTTTGGTTCAGCAAGCTCAAATGCGGAAGGCATCTGCTTCAGGGCCTTCCCCTGAAGTCTTGCTTTCTCAGCTCAGTGGCTACAGTCGGCCAGAAACTGGAGCTCACAGTCAAGAGGGGCGTAGTGAAGCTAGTCGCATACTAG ATGAGGAGAGTTGGAGTGAAGAGGAGCAGGATCCTGTTGTTTTGGATCAGACATGGAGAGGAGACCCTGACAGTGAAGATGAAAGTCTTGACAGTGACCACGAAGACCCTTTAAA GCATGCAGGTGTGTACACAGCAGAGGAAGTGGCACTCATCACACGTGAAAAGCTAATCAGACTTCAGTCCCTCTACATTGACCAATTTAAACGTCTGCAACATTtactaaaagaaaagaaacgaCGCTACCTGCACAGCCGCAAAATTGAACATGAGTCAGTTG GAAGCAGCCTGTTAACGGGTCCAGAGGGGCTGTCCACGAAGGAACGAGAGAACCTGAAAAAATTAAAGGCTCTACGACGCTATCGCCGTCGCTATGGTGTGGAGGCTTTGCTGCATCGCCAGCTCAGACAGAGAAGACAAGGGATTACTGAGGGAGGAACGCCACAG GCAATGCGTTTAGGCCAGAGATGTATTTCCTTTGTGGAAGGGACTCGCTGTTCAAATCTGTGTCTGCCAATGACACGACACTGTGTCTCTC ACATTTATCAAGACAGTAGCCAAGTTTTATTCAAAATGTGCCCTGGTCTGAAGGATGTTCCATGTGATCGGCCCGTGCACATGGGACAGTCAGAAGAGCCCCGCTGTCCTCTGCACCTGTCCCTGCCTCCACCCATGTACCAGCCTGAGCAGGAGTCTATTGCCCCGGAGCAGCTGGCGTCTGCGCCCACAGACATGTACCTCAGTGCCGCAGAGCTCCAGCCAACAGAAAATCTACCTCTGGAATTCAGTGAT GATCTTGACGTTGAAGATGAGGGTTTGCAGTGTCCCCCATCCCCCTTGCTATTTGACACAGCGCTTGCATTAGAAGACCAGACCATCAGAGAGATCGCCGAGGCCCCCATGGACATTCTGACAGGGGCGGAGCAGGGAGACCTGGACGGCTcggcccaagatgctgagctcTCAGAGAGAGACGAGGTGTCTGTGGAAGATCAG GTTGATTCTGAAATATTTGAAGCAGTTGGGCAAGCAGTTCCCATGCAGAATTCATCAAAAGACTGA
- the mlh3 gene encoding DNA mismatch repair protein Mlh3 isoform X1, giving the protein MIKSLPKDVQAQLRSGVTIFSLQQCVEELILNSIDAGATCVAVKIDIEACKLQVIDNGAGMCREDMERVGLRYNTSKCSSLEDLENLCFYGFRGEAISSIVSLAEMVEISSRSKLSVKTYVKTFNETNALDVVEAQTVRPSAGTTVSVYNLFHNMPVRRKRMDAVLETERIRQRVEAISLMHPSVSFTVKKENSAHMMVQLSKTSSTYYRFVQIHGLSRAQKLGEVNYVHEQFEMTGLIGREGHYNNSLQFLFVNGRLLLKTRIHKTLNCLLKRVSSAARQNNSPTAYPLTSSPKQRGGCDLHGIYVLNIKCHYSEYDICLEPAKSLIEFKDWDNVLICIEEGVKAFLAKENLVTEFSMNSSNGPSSSPVRNAKTPVAVQNLSAEEKREECDALSEKKDNACTADISGGVQMLEKVSTNTETFSSEESEAEKVQLSLRTTFADATEMHNNCNEDESAVCSNISHNGLPVNNNVTGSKNQKISIIDGKEAEDSLKKFCFPNKTSPKKRKLSLNDTEEDKHGFYGTNSKTSRAVPCRKLALSFETGSLDKFKRLFGKGAEKKQPSMEKTSLLNPVSSRKSNDCFVGTTWCLEDLDKPLLRNISGAHSPNSSECSAESSSWNKADKLSLAAKCSYLKQDKKPFSEVSRDTDFLTMENSSFPVVQDSHFQEESCEFEKSLLEDVLFGSTGTVDSVVHETPIFTLNEQDTTILDTSSVLEDSHLCNKNVTSFVGSVNCVDEASVTSRHDPQCSNTRNEGQATNECNETIPMSSSWLAHYDSWLGKLVYINQVTGLSKYNSPPVEETQVPCTTDVTNMAVSVISRTGFEYRCYPFHTDIVLPFLPKPRAERALNSGIDSREDAQGPDSLSTLFSEWSNPVFIRPPEVAVDVTSCQAEGLAVKIHNILYPYRFTKNMIHTMRVINQVDKKFLACLINTREQETSESSTNEGNLLVLVDQHAAHERVRLEGLVTDSYEDDPDTPGKKRLCSSSVTPPLEINVTEEELRLLRSCQAFLTGLALDVSFPKSESLNVFLERLPTCFIEKESTELRRGRRSVIKTIAEDYLREQIELLRSTGRVRGTLPLTVHNVLASQACHGAIKFNDILSKEECCSLVSSLSSCQLPFQCAHGRPSIVPLADLHHLEEPQDLPKPNLRKLRRMYKSWLLYGKDQSIAQNKR; this is encoded by the exons ATGATCAAGAGTTTGCCCAAAGATGTTCAAGCACAGCTGCGCTCTGGCGTTACTATTTTCTCATTGCAGCAATGTGTGGAGGAGCTCATATTGAACAGCATCGATGCTGGAGCAACATGTGTGGCTGTCAAAATAGACATAGAGGCCTGCAAACTTCAGGTGATCGACAATGGTGCGGGAATGTGCCGGGAAGACATGGAAAGAGTGGGTCTGCGATACAACACAAGCAAATGCAGCTCACTGGAGGACCTGGAAAATCTCTGCTTTTATGGGTTCAGAGGGGAAGCGATTTCCAGTATAGTCTCTCTTGCAGAAATGGTTGAAATATCATCTAGGTCTAAGCTGTCGGTGAAAACATACGTTAAAACTTTTAATGAAACAAATGCACTGGATGTTGTTGAAGCTCAAACCGTTCGTCCCTCCGCAGGGACGACCGTGTCTGTCTACAATCTCTTCCACAACATGCCAGTTCGAAGAAAGAGAATGGACGCTGTTTTAGAGACCGAACGCATCCGTCAGAGAGTGGAGGCCATATCTCTGATGCACCCTTCTGTgtcatttacagtgaaaaaagaaaattctgccCACATGATGGTGCAGCTCTCCAAAACAAGCAGTACCTATTACAGGTTTGTGCAAATTCATGGCTTGAGTCGAGCTCAAAAGCTCGGAGAGGTCAATTACGTTCATGAGCAGTTCGAAATGACCGGTCTCATCGGCCGTGAGGGTCACTACAATAACAGCTTGCAGTTCCTGTTTGTAAATGGGAGGCTTCTTCTGAAGACACGCATTCATAAAACACTCAACTGCCTTTTGAAGAGAGTAAGCAGTGCTGCCAGACAAAACAACAGCCCGACTGCATATCCGTTAACATCGAGCCCCAAACAAAGGGGCGGATGTGATCTCCACggcatctatgtgttgaatatCAAATGCCATTACTCAGAGTATGACATATGCCTCGAACCAGCCAAGTCTTTGATAGAGTTCAAAGACTGGGATAATGTGCTCATCTGCATTGAAGAAGGTGTCAAAGCATTCCTTGCTAAAGAAAACCTGGTGACAGAGTTTTCCATGAATAGCAGCAATGGTCCATCAAGTAGTCCAGTGAGGAATGCAAAGACTCCAGTGGCAGTACAAAATCTCAGTGCTGAGGAAAAACGTGAAGAGTGTGATGCATTGTCTGAGAAGAAGGATAATGCATGTACAGCGGACATCTCTGGTGGTGTTCAAATGTTGGAGAAGGTGTCAACAAACACTGAAACCTTCTCCAGTGAAGAATCAGAAGCAGAAAAAGTGCAATTGTCTTTGCGAACCACGTTTGCAGATGCTACAGAAATGCATAACAATTGCAACGAAGATGAAAGTGCAGTTTGTTCAAATATAAGCCATAATGGTTTGCCAGTTAACAACAATGTGACGGGAAGCAAAAACCAAAAGATTTCAATTATAGATGGAAAAGAGGCAGAAGATAGTTTGAAAAAATTCTGCTTCCCAAATAAAACGTCTCCAAAAAAGAGGAAGTTGTCGTTAAATGACACCGAAGAAGACAAACATGGTTTTTATGGTACCAACTCAAAGACTTCCAGAGCTGTGCCATGTCGTAAATTAGCTCTGTCTTTTGAAACGGGATCTCTTGACAAGTTCAAAAGGTTGTTTGGGAAGGGCGCTGAGAAAAAACAACCAAGTATGGAAAAAACAAGCCTTTTAAATCCAGTGTCTTCTAGAAAATCCAATGACTGCTTTGTAGGAACTACTTGGTGTTTAGAAGATTTAGACAAGCCCTTATTGAGGAACATATCAGGTGCTCATTCTCCAAATAGTTCTGAATGTTCTGCTGAATCATCATCATGGAACAAGGCAGACAAACTGTCACTGGCTGCCAAATGTTCCtatttaaaacaagacaaaaagcCATTCAGCGAGGTCAGCAGAGATACAGACTTTCTTACTATGGAAAATTCATCTTTCCCAGTTGTGCAAGACTCACACTTTCAAGAAGAGTCCTGTGAATTTGAAAAAAGCCTCTTAGAAGATGTTTTATTTGGATCCACTGGAACTGTCGATTCAGTTGTCCATGAAACTCCAATCTTCACTCTAAATGAGCAGGACACAACAATACTGGACACTTCCTCCGTTTTAGAAGACTCACACCTCTGCAACAAGAATGTGACTTCCTTTGTAGGAAGTGTGAACTGTGTTGATGAAGCCAGCGTAACCTCTCGGCATGATCCTCAGTGCAGCAACACGAGAAATGAAGGTCAGGCTACAAATGAATGTAATGAAACAATCCCAATGTCCAGCAGCTGGCTGGCTCATTATGACAGTTGGTTAGGAAAGTTGGTTTACATCAACCAAGTTACAGGGCTCAGCAAATACAACTCTCCTCCTGTGGAGGAGACTCAAGTGCCATGTACCACAGATGTCACTAACATGGCGGTCAGTGTTATTTCAAGAACAG GATTTGAGTACAGGTGTTATCCATTTCACACAGACATTGTACTTCCCTTTCTGCCCAAGCCCAGAGCAGAAAGAGCCCTTAACTCAGGGATAGACAGCAGAG AGGATGCCCAAGGTCCCGATTCGCTATCAACTTTATTCTCAGAATGGAGTAACCCAGTGTTCATACGGCCTCCAGAG GTTGCTGTGGATGTAACCAGCTGTCAAGCTGAGGGTCTTGCTGTAAAAATCCACAATATTCTTTACCCCTACCGGTTTACCAAGAATATGATTCACACAATGAGA GTCATCAATCAAGTGGACAAGAAGTTCCTTGCTTGTTTGATAAACACAAGAGAGCAGGAAACCTCTGAAAGCAGTACAAATGAAG GAAATCTTCTAGTGTTGGTTGATCAACATGCTGCCCATGAAAGAGTTCGACTGGAGGGGCTGGTAACAG ACTCCTATGAGGATGACCCGGACACACCTGGAAAAAAGAGGCTGTGTTCTTCAAGTGTAACCCCACCCTTAGAGATTAATGTAACTGAGGAGGAATTGAGACTTCTGAG GTCTTGTCAGGCGTTCCTGACGGGTCTTGCTTTAGATGTAAGTTTCCCAAAGAGTGAGTcactaaatgtgtttttggaGAGACTTCCCACATGTTTCATAGAGAAAGAAAGCACAGAACTCCGCCGTGGAAGACGGTCTGTAATTAAAACCATTGCAGAG gACTATCTCCGAGAACAGATTGAG CTTCTCCGCTCAACAGGAAGAGTGAGAGGAACGCTGCCTCTGACAGTTCATAATGTGCTCGCCTCACAAGCTTGTCATG gaGCAATTAAGTTCAATGACATTTTGAGTAAAGAGGAGTGCTGTAGTCTGGTGAGCTCGCTCTCCTCTTGTCAGCTTCCCTTCCAGTGTGCTCACGGAAGACCTTCAATTGTCCCTTTGGCTGATCTTCACCACCTGGAAGAGCCACAG GATCTTCCCAAACCAAATCTGAGGAAATTGAGAAGAATGTACAAGTCATGGCTACTCTATGGAAAAGATCAATCTATTGCACAAAACAAGAGATGA
- the mlh3 gene encoding DNA mismatch repair protein Mlh3 isoform X2, with translation MIKSLPKDVQAQLRSGVTIFSLQQCVEELILNSIDAGATCVAVKIDIEACKLQVIDNGAGMCREDMERVGLRYNTSKCSSLEDLENLCFYGFRGEAISSIVSLAEMVEISSRSKLSVKTYVKTFNETNALDVVEAQTVRPSAGTTVSVYNLFHNMPVRRKRMDAVLETERIRQRVEAISLMHPSVSFTVKKENSAHMMVQLSKTSSTYYRFVQIHGLSRAQKLGEVNYVHEQFEMTGLIGREGHYNNSLQFLFVNGRLLLKTRIHKTLNCLLKRVSSAARQNNSPTAYPLTSSPKQRGGCDLHGIYVLNIKCHYSEYDICLEPAKSLIEFKDWDNVLICIEEGVKAFLAKENLVTEFSMNSSNGPSSSPVRNAKTPVAVQNLSAEEKREECDALSEKKDNACTADISGGVQMLEKVSTNTETFSSEESEAEKVQLSLRTTFADATEMHNNCNEDESAVCSNISHNGLPVNNNVTGSKNQKISIIDGKEAEDSLKKFCFPNKTSPKKRKLSLNDTEEDKHGFYGTNSKTSRAVPCRKLALSFETGSLDKFKRLFGKGAEKKQPSMEKTSLLNPVSSRKSNDCFVGTTWCLEDLDKPLLRNISGAHSPNSSECSAESSSWNKADKLSLAAKCSYLKQDKKPFSEVSRDTDFLTMENSSFPVVQDSHFQEESCEFEKSLLEDVLFGSTGTVDSVVHETPIFTLNEQDTTILDTSSVLEDSHLCNKNVTSFVGSVNCVDEASVTSRHDPQCSNTRNEEDAQGPDSLSTLFSEWSNPVFIRPPEVAVDVTSCQAEGLAVKIHNILYPYRFTKNMIHTMRVINQVDKKFLACLINTREQETSESSTNEGNLLVLVDQHAAHERVRLEGLVTDSYEDDPDTPGKKRLCSSSVTPPLEINVTEEELRLLRSCQAFLTGLALDVSFPKSESLNVFLERLPTCFIEKESTELRRGRRSVIKTIAEDYLREQIELLRSTGRVRGTLPLTVHNVLASQACHGAIKFNDILSKEECCSLVSSLSSCQLPFQCAHGRPSIVPLADLHHLEEPQDLPKPNLRKLRRMYKSWLLYGKDQSIAQNKR, from the exons ATGATCAAGAGTTTGCCCAAAGATGTTCAAGCACAGCTGCGCTCTGGCGTTACTATTTTCTCATTGCAGCAATGTGTGGAGGAGCTCATATTGAACAGCATCGATGCTGGAGCAACATGTGTGGCTGTCAAAATAGACATAGAGGCCTGCAAACTTCAGGTGATCGACAATGGTGCGGGAATGTGCCGGGAAGACATGGAAAGAGTGGGTCTGCGATACAACACAAGCAAATGCAGCTCACTGGAGGACCTGGAAAATCTCTGCTTTTATGGGTTCAGAGGGGAAGCGATTTCCAGTATAGTCTCTCTTGCAGAAATGGTTGAAATATCATCTAGGTCTAAGCTGTCGGTGAAAACATACGTTAAAACTTTTAATGAAACAAATGCACTGGATGTTGTTGAAGCTCAAACCGTTCGTCCCTCCGCAGGGACGACCGTGTCTGTCTACAATCTCTTCCACAACATGCCAGTTCGAAGAAAGAGAATGGACGCTGTTTTAGAGACCGAACGCATCCGTCAGAGAGTGGAGGCCATATCTCTGATGCACCCTTCTGTgtcatttacagtgaaaaaagaaaattctgccCACATGATGGTGCAGCTCTCCAAAACAAGCAGTACCTATTACAGGTTTGTGCAAATTCATGGCTTGAGTCGAGCTCAAAAGCTCGGAGAGGTCAATTACGTTCATGAGCAGTTCGAAATGACCGGTCTCATCGGCCGTGAGGGTCACTACAATAACAGCTTGCAGTTCCTGTTTGTAAATGGGAGGCTTCTTCTGAAGACACGCATTCATAAAACACTCAACTGCCTTTTGAAGAGAGTAAGCAGTGCTGCCAGACAAAACAACAGCCCGACTGCATATCCGTTAACATCGAGCCCCAAACAAAGGGGCGGATGTGATCTCCACggcatctatgtgttgaatatCAAATGCCATTACTCAGAGTATGACATATGCCTCGAACCAGCCAAGTCTTTGATAGAGTTCAAAGACTGGGATAATGTGCTCATCTGCATTGAAGAAGGTGTCAAAGCATTCCTTGCTAAAGAAAACCTGGTGACAGAGTTTTCCATGAATAGCAGCAATGGTCCATCAAGTAGTCCAGTGAGGAATGCAAAGACTCCAGTGGCAGTACAAAATCTCAGTGCTGAGGAAAAACGTGAAGAGTGTGATGCATTGTCTGAGAAGAAGGATAATGCATGTACAGCGGACATCTCTGGTGGTGTTCAAATGTTGGAGAAGGTGTCAACAAACACTGAAACCTTCTCCAGTGAAGAATCAGAAGCAGAAAAAGTGCAATTGTCTTTGCGAACCACGTTTGCAGATGCTACAGAAATGCATAACAATTGCAACGAAGATGAAAGTGCAGTTTGTTCAAATATAAGCCATAATGGTTTGCCAGTTAACAACAATGTGACGGGAAGCAAAAACCAAAAGATTTCAATTATAGATGGAAAAGAGGCAGAAGATAGTTTGAAAAAATTCTGCTTCCCAAATAAAACGTCTCCAAAAAAGAGGAAGTTGTCGTTAAATGACACCGAAGAAGACAAACATGGTTTTTATGGTACCAACTCAAAGACTTCCAGAGCTGTGCCATGTCGTAAATTAGCTCTGTCTTTTGAAACGGGATCTCTTGACAAGTTCAAAAGGTTGTTTGGGAAGGGCGCTGAGAAAAAACAACCAAGTATGGAAAAAACAAGCCTTTTAAATCCAGTGTCTTCTAGAAAATCCAATGACTGCTTTGTAGGAACTACTTGGTGTTTAGAAGATTTAGACAAGCCCTTATTGAGGAACATATCAGGTGCTCATTCTCCAAATAGTTCTGAATGTTCTGCTGAATCATCATCATGGAACAAGGCAGACAAACTGTCACTGGCTGCCAAATGTTCCtatttaaaacaagacaaaaagcCATTCAGCGAGGTCAGCAGAGATACAGACTTTCTTACTATGGAAAATTCATCTTTCCCAGTTGTGCAAGACTCACACTTTCAAGAAGAGTCCTGTGAATTTGAAAAAAGCCTCTTAGAAGATGTTTTATTTGGATCCACTGGAACTGTCGATTCAGTTGTCCATGAAACTCCAATCTTCACTCTAAATGAGCAGGACACAACAATACTGGACACTTCCTCCGTTTTAGAAGACTCACACCTCTGCAACAAGAATGTGACTTCCTTTGTAGGAAGTGTGAACTGTGTTGATGAAGCCAGCGTAACCTCTCGGCATGATCCTCAGTGCAGCAACACGAGAAATGAAG AGGATGCCCAAGGTCCCGATTCGCTATCAACTTTATTCTCAGAATGGAGTAACCCAGTGTTCATACGGCCTCCAGAG GTTGCTGTGGATGTAACCAGCTGTCAAGCTGAGGGTCTTGCTGTAAAAATCCACAATATTCTTTACCCCTACCGGTTTACCAAGAATATGATTCACACAATGAGA GTCATCAATCAAGTGGACAAGAAGTTCCTTGCTTGTTTGATAAACACAAGAGAGCAGGAAACCTCTGAAAGCAGTACAAATGAAG GAAATCTTCTAGTGTTGGTTGATCAACATGCTGCCCATGAAAGAGTTCGACTGGAGGGGCTGGTAACAG ACTCCTATGAGGATGACCCGGACACACCTGGAAAAAAGAGGCTGTGTTCTTCAAGTGTAACCCCACCCTTAGAGATTAATGTAACTGAGGAGGAATTGAGACTTCTGAG GTCTTGTCAGGCGTTCCTGACGGGTCTTGCTTTAGATGTAAGTTTCCCAAAGAGTGAGTcactaaatgtgtttttggaGAGACTTCCCACATGTTTCATAGAGAAAGAAAGCACAGAACTCCGCCGTGGAAGACGGTCTGTAATTAAAACCATTGCAGAG gACTATCTCCGAGAACAGATTGAG CTTCTCCGCTCAACAGGAAGAGTGAGAGGAACGCTGCCTCTGACAGTTCATAATGTGCTCGCCTCACAAGCTTGTCATG gaGCAATTAAGTTCAATGACATTTTGAGTAAAGAGGAGTGCTGTAGTCTGGTGAGCTCGCTCTCCTCTTGTCAGCTTCCCTTCCAGTGTGCTCACGGAAGACCTTCAATTGTCCCTTTGGCTGATCTTCACCACCTGGAAGAGCCACAG GATCTTCCCAAACCAAATCTGAGGAAATTGAGAAGAATGTACAAGTCATGGCTACTCTATGGAAAAGATCAATCTATTGCACAAAACAAGAGATGA